actagctccagtacgatgatcgagttttttgtggtaaaagctcgatccccgtataacattatactgggaagagactggctcaacacagttcgggccatttgctctacttatcacctcacgatcaagatccccactaaaggagggatagcactcatccgaggtgatcaaaagagagcaaaagaatgtctgcagattgcgcttaaaagtgccgaacaatcagatcggcaccatcaagcatagcaatcacagcagccggagtcagaggcaggcgaaatgaacgaagtcacaccggagccgaactcacgaccagttcagttatacgaagatgatccatccagaacggtcaagatcggtttcgcgggaacacctctactccgggaaaagaccatccagctcctcaaagagtacaaagatgtctttgcgtggtctccgttggacatgactggagtgtctcccgaggtaattacacatcggttaaatattgatccttcagtccggcctataaaacagaagcaaagactctttgcggcagaaagaaatcaagtcatccatgacgaagtccgccaattactgaaagcggatgtgttatttgaagtaaaatatccttcttgggtggccaatcctgtgatgatcaagaaaaaagaaggaggatggcggatgtgcatagattttacggatctaaataagcactgtcctaaagattgctaccccccttcccaacatagataaaaaagtagaagctctgataggcttcgaaattttctgttttcttgatttgtataaaggataccaccaagttttaatggatgagaatgatgcttcaaaaacggctttcattactgacttcggtatttttgcttataaaaagatgtcatttggtttaaagaatgccggagccacatatcaaaggatggtagataagctatttcggcacctgatcggaaaagaggttgaagtatatgttgacgacatagttgttaaaagcagaagcacttcggagtacgaaaacaatctcaaatccactctcgacgtgctcaaaaaagccaacctcaaactcaatccccaaaaatgtacctttttggtagattcgggaaaatttctgggttgttgggtttcaaaggaaggactcaaggcaaatcccctaaaggttcaagttgttcagaacatggcaatgccgaagtccatacatgatgtgcaaaggctaactggatgtctagccgcactgaatagattcctttcccaagcagccgaaaagcaaatgccgttcttcaatgttttgaagaaggcaccaaagtttgagtggggagccgaacagaaaaaggcttttgacgaactcaaaagttatttaaccgaacttcctattctctctgctccaacagatgccgaagtgatattcttatatttagcagcatcagatcaaaccattagcgcggtgcttgtacgagaagaaggcctaaaacagcgtcctatctactttacaagccgagcattaagaggtcccgaaacaaggtatcaacctctggaaaaaattgctctggcattagtaaatgcagcaaggagactgcggccatatttctatgctcacaaagtgtgcgtcttaaccgatcttccacttcggcaagttttgactaagcccgaagcatcgggcagaattgccaagtgggccatagagttgggagaacattcaatagaatatctacctcggaaagccatcaagggacaagccttggcagattttcttgtagaggtaaagttcgatcaggcaatccctactattgccgaacagaaaaatcctgccaatgatgaactaacactgccccagaaacccgaagtagagccgccggattgttggattggattcgtggatggagcttcgaataagacaggaagtggagctggtattctacttatcgctcccgacggacacgaagtaacttattcactttggttcttattcccaaccactaataacgaagccgaatacgaagcccttcttgccggacttcagttagcgcaacgtctacttgtcaaatctctcaaaattcattgtgattcacaagtcatagtgaatcacatgctgggtacaagtgaagcccgtggtgaaaggatgaaaaaatacttggacaaagcgcaaagtattagccgaaacttctcttattttcggataatccacattcccagagcgggaaatagccgagcagatactttaggtaagttggcctcatatccgagctcaagggtggaggaattaccgcacagaagcattgatgaagctgaagtacactcagtaaccagttcaccaaactggatgacgccaatattaaagtatctagatcaaggacaactgcccgaggataagagagaagcaaggaaaatcacatgccgagcacgtcggtatgaacttcatgaaggagtcctatatagaaagtcctaccttcaaccgttattgcgatgtgtaggaccagaagagacggattacatccttagagaagttcatgaaggatcttgcggtagccacatcggagctagagcattagctaaaaaagttctgagatgaggatattattggccaactttggtacaagaagcagtacggctagttaagaaatgtacgaaatgccaaatccatgcaaatatcccaaggatgccgcagactgatctatgtgctatgcaaagcccttggccttttatgcaatggggcatagacatagtaggaccactaccacaagctccccggcaaatgaaattcttgatcgttgccgtggattacttcacaaagtgggtggaggctgaaccattagctacgataacgagctcaaaggcattagattttgtctggaagaacatagtttgccgatttggcataccccatatcctcatttcggataatgggactcagtttactgacaaaacattcaagaattggtgccaagagttgaatattcaacagcggttcacttcggtctctcacccacaagcaaacggacaaacggaagtaacaaaccgtattttggtgaaaggattaaaagctcggttagaacaagccaaaggacaatgggtagaaaatcttcctcaagtcctatggtcttaccgaactacaccaaaaacctccaacggtgaaactccgtacagtctagtgtacggcactgaagccgtaattccggttgagatcggcatacccagcccccgaaccctcaatttctcaacagaactgaatgacgacggactgagagccgaactagatcttgccgaagaaagaagagaattggcctgcataaaagcagccaagtacaaggagcaagtaacccggtattataaccaaagggtgaaaaagctgcagtttcaagtgggagatctcgtattgagaaacaatgaagtaagccgagcagaaaagctgggcaaacttgaacccacatgggaaggtccgtatcgggtgtcagaagtactgggaaaagggtcttataaattgactcacatgtcaggagaacaagtaccccgaacatggcacatttccaacctcaagaagttctatttgtaagagacaaggtccggtcagtctcgtgtctagttcggtcctaggggtatgtgctttcatatttgtattgttctttatacttgtcgttttttaaaagattaaaatctttttcgtcctttttatttgtctctctatgtgcgttttgtctctctatgtgcgttttgtctcttataaatgttactgaggtatattgttctttaaaggctgatcccctttttagatcaattattaaagacaattgtgagtccaagcttctaaggaagatacaagactccacaattcagcttaagaaacaagcaattcgtctgaaacgaactgcaataagccgaaaaccacttcggttaactagggaaagtccaatccaagcgataaaactcgccaaataaggacacaaactaagtccggtcaaagaagagtttacttcataagaccaaggacgagtacacaaactaagtccggtcaaagaagagtttacttcataagaccgaggacgagtacaataaatgaaataaaaaatcgctgaactgtaaatacgcagtgatagaagcgaaatgaaaaaatttcatttactaagtcttgttgggcatacaattccgccgccctacgagaatgcgttacaccattacaaaggactactcTACTGTctacggttgctaaagttgagccacctatccaaaaagtcctcatgatgctgagttcgggcgttccgagcagttgaagaatcagtaggtggacgagatgctctgatcgacctaccgcctcttctctgagtccgggaagttctagcacctcggcggcgaagagtctcttcacgaagcattcgctgatcttgctcactcatattcaccactcctctacgaacttcagggcgttcttgtcttgacgtttccggttgctcctgagtccgttgctgacttggagtacgttcttgtcttgacgtttccggttgctcctgagtccggtgctgatttggagtagaagtttgagtaagtggatccgaggtttgagttggagcgtgagcgtctgttagcgggaaacggctaaggaatctctcgatcgcgggacgccgggaaagaatgatgtcgtacagagaagccaagcgccgcaatgatttcacaacttgttggcaagccgagctctccagcacattgttcttccggagtacatgaagcttctcccacagttcatcaacttgattctgaacttcggatatagtcattcccccgcgcccgctgatgaagtcttcatatgcagtcctctcagcgatgacagtattcagctcggcctctagATCTCTccttatggactctaagtccttattgttggactccagctccactaaacgagccaagagttcatcatacttcatctggtcatctatagtttttttctcagcttcatttaaaaccgaagagtatagccgcttccagtgaagtacctccagctccttagagtaaagaatacgaagcagctatgtcagttcggcatttcagtttaccgagcaggcagtaaaccacaataggagtaaaagagattaagaaaagctataaagaagacacgagtgtagaaaggagaattttttcattcaaagaaaaaatttacacaaggagggcttcaaggccattttacaaatagaaagaaactaaactaagagaagggagacgaaatcatactccgccagtttcgtctccggcttctctgtgggtttcagcttctttctccttgtctacctcggtctcagcctcggcctccctactccctccctcctgctcggcgcccccatcgccggtctgctgatcctccTGCTCGGTCTCCcggccggcctcattttcctgctcaccctctttgaaaattgaagcgggtgaaacaggccccaaggaggcaaagatggcctccatgttctcgtcacggtcagcacggcaattacggactcgttcagcagaaagcaggaccgatgaagacgcaagctcctcaaggagcggcagactctggaggcgcgctgcaatctctcggccatacagcggcaaaacgacttcgggttcctgctcagcgttatcggtcatcaatttcagcagatcgccgataagggccgaaaattgattgctcaaaaagagtttctccgtgtaaacacggagagcctccccctgagcaaccacggcagcagcctccctctgtttcgactgctctctctggatgatgagctggtttttggcacgctgggcttcaccctgagccgagatcctagcggcccttgcctcctcaaagtctgcccgagcctgttcggcctggtgacgagcagcattcaaattcctctgcatctcaccataatcgctggacgctttagagagttcaactgtgacgagcttgcagagcatattgttcctctgaaaatggaaaaaggaaaaaagtcaacagaggggccacaaaaaatataggaaagaagcaaaaccagaaaatcaagaaggaaattcacctccacaaagtcctttggccataaaaagggctcagagatatgttccgaagtggccgtaaccactccGGATCCACAACCCCCCAGGACAATGTCTCTCtgtggcgcttttgggggtttctgagtcttcgccttcccctttgccgaagtcgattccggcttttttggatccgaagactgactcgaagaggtcttctgcctcttcggattcttctcggcatcagacgccgagctggtggctctctgtttctccggctccttggattcggaggatttgcgacctagcctgcttagcatgttcactgccaaaaagcgagaaaacaaagttagttttcgccgctaaagcagtaaagcataaaaaagaaatcctcaccctcagtctcttcgtccgaagacgaggaatcgaacacgaagtcacccttgacgagctcagattccgaatactgtttcctaatcatgggaatcttattgagctcgccctcgagctcgtccaacggttctacccgaggatgaggaattacggacttcggccctctccaggaaaagtccggagccgctgtcctattgtaaaaaaagaagcgatttttccacatcggccatttggttttacagaaggctctaaagggctgtaaagggatcaagtaaaaccaggatccctttctcttaaactgaaagaaattaaggattgccctcagagacagatctttttctagtctacgcagctcggcagcaaaggccgataagtgcctccaagaatttggagtcacctgacctaaaggaagttggaaaaaatcaagaagctctacaaaggcggggggaagagggaaacgaagcccgcattctaagcaggcttcgtaaacggtggcataaccctccggcggcgagttagccctatgagtgtcgtcgggaatcaccactaaccccccaggaagaaaatattttctgtgtaaggatatcacagtatccttactcaaaatgctgtgaaaatattctaccgtcttctcctcggactttttccggccagaagatcccttaccccccttcctaccactacctgattcagaaacagtttcagaagaagaagacatgattcttactctttgatggtcgaaagtctctgaagaaattcttgaagaagcggaagaaaattttacgaaaaagagagagaatgcggaagaaataatcgcaaaagtgttccaatgatgaagaaaggaaatatttttcaaattcgtcgcaccgtttcaaatcccactttttctggattctctggccggatttgctgtcacatttaatgcagacacgtgcagagcacgtcccctgacgtcagcctcccccttacacttatctaaaatgccgaagtgattcacttcgcttttcggggggggtggtgatgggatacgaactaaacaactaaacaataattgcgagcccaatagcagtgacggcccatcagcccaaaacccaagaaagagtatcagttcggcacaaccaaagagttcggtcacagcctatagctcggtagtatcagttcggcacaaccaaagagttcggtcacagcctatagctcggtaaaagccgaccaatcgagctcaactctcagatcggcaaaagctgatcggcaaagttcagcagttcggtctcagtattcgaccgaacaaggagatagtggacccatgcaggatctccacgacctccattacacccacgatctatttagtggtattaagcagttatcaacccccctaccagggctgcaaaccacgatcttagttcgaatgtataaatagaacttagatcagatagaccaaggttaagttctctagatcctgaatctcatatagcaaatcagcattgtaatctgtaagagatcaagcaatacaaatttgccctctattcttcccgtggacgtagatttacctcagtaaatcgaaccacgtaattttcagtgttgtgatcttcatttattacttgcatttattcccatcaaaaattcgtcaAATCATCACATGACATTCCGTCTAGTATGCTAATGCTTCCAATTATATCAGAATTAGGTGTTAGGTTTGTAGCTTTATTGTGCCAATTGATTGCAACCAAAAGCTATCACTCTCTCTATTTATTCACTGCTTTTTCTTGGTGAAAAGGATAGAGCTCAATTGCTActcttttttcaaaaattatgaatcactttttcctttatttttttgagATACAAGTGATGAACTAAACGCATACTATCACCACAACTCAAACTATTCTACCTATTTGAAAAACTATCAACACCTTTATCAGATTAAAGAGAGACTTTGGTGCCCCAACTTTGCtgacaaattcaaattttgggTGGTtttagaaaggaaaaaaaaacctaaatttAATGGATGATTTTTTTGTATTATACCAATATATTTAGAGAGAAAGACGTCAATGCTATTGGTGGGTTCGAgtaatgcaatatagtatatgtgaataataaaaaaaacactcaGGTAACATATATACCTACCCTGTTGATCATTGATAATTTGACAggactttatattttttttaggaaTCAAATTGACATGATAAATATAGATCATACTTTTGTTGGGAAGTACATGTGGCAAAATCAATTTTGGTCACCCGCTTCATTTTCAACTATCAATTATTTCTCCTCAAATTTCATGTGTCGTACTTGATCACTTGAtgtttaatttttcaattattaactACGATTCACCAATACAATTAACTTCTACGTCggattggatttttttttagttaaagaaattattatttggCTTGATTATTCAAAAGTAGGGCATATAgtatttttcattacattttgtATAGTAGTAAATGTTAATTAGTTCTTTTACTCATATAATAATACattgaaattttataataatactttgctagtattaaataatgaaatcaaTAGTAGGAAATGACAATAGGACATGGAATTGATAAGGTGAAAACATTACATGTGCAATGATTTAATTAGGTTCTGTTTAGTGTTCTGTCAATCTGTTACTTATAGGCCATATagcacaaacacaaaagatATGATAACCAGAGAGTAATTAGGTGCACAAAACACCTTAATCACTCGTACTATAATAAATGATTCATGCGAATATGTAACATGTTACACTGTCAAATTTAAGGTTGTGACAACTACATCCACAATTATGACTCAACTATGTATAACCAATTACATTTAATATTACAATAAGTAgatataattatgtaaatgtgaTAGTGTGATTGAGCCAAGTTACAAGGAATTACTCCGTGCAATAATGTACGTTCATTATATACATTAATACGATGTTTATTTCCTACCAAGACTTGTCACTGTTCGTCTTCTTTACTTTCAAATATATCGGcgccattttttaatttatgtatgcACCATATAAAGTTATAGTAATAAACAAATTTAAACATAAATATACTTGTACAATTGTGCTTCAGCAgagaatcaataaaaaaaaatgtatccAAATCTGCAAATTCCGAACAGAGAAATACTATTATTGATGCACAACAAACTGTATCAACAAAGTACTGTATTTACAAACAAATCTTCGAGACAGCAAAACAAATCTCAAACAGCAGTGTTTTTATGATCTTTTCTTCATCATTTTCTCTGGCAACCAAAAAATGTGAATGAGGCTATGGCTTCATCTGTACGACGTCGACgaccaatataaaaaatcagGTGGTAGGGTTAGCACCGTTGCATTGGATGACCTACTTGCTAGAGGCTTCAGTAGAGCTTTATTCTTGTCTCTATCCGATTCCTGCATACCGGGCATAGCTGAAGGTCTTGTCCACACCCGCAACACGTCTAAAAAAACAAGAGATTTAACTCAGTCCTATTCAATCTCCATAACAATCACTGTTCCATTAGAATTGCAGATCAAAGAACTAGATTACCTGATGACCGCAACCAAAAACCATGTCCTTCGGATTGCTAAGGCATATGGGACAAATCTGCAAATTGAGCTCGTAATTTAGTTCTTGATAGTACACTTGGATTGACAGACAAAGCAGTTGATGAGGGCAGATTTGATATTACAAAACATACATAATCTGTTCTCGTAAGTGTAAAAATGATTGTGCGTATTTACCTGGTGTTGATAGTTAGAATTTGCAGCGGGAGGAGCTGTAGCAGCAGGAGCAGTGTACTCGTAGTATGAACTAGTGCTATACTGATAAGCATCTGCTGGCGATGGTGAGGGCTGTGAATTACCGCCAAATGCTGCTGCCCCGTAGACAGGAGGAGGAAGTGCAATTCTCTCCGGAATGTTCCCTTTCCTTCTACTGAAATGCCCAAATCATTGAAAAAAGTAAGCAGAGTGTTGCAAACAGACTAAAAGGGATTGTTGCTGCTACAGACAAGATGAATATACACACAAGTAAACAGACGTGAGAGGATTACCCCAACAGATTAAGCTCCATCGTTGCTTTATACTGAGTAGGGATTTCCATCAATGCTGAAAGCGCAAACTCTGTTTCTTGCCGAGTTTGGTGTGTATTTTTAGCCATAATCTCCGTGAAGTTGACAAACTAAAAGCTCAAATAGCATATCAGtgaaaaatatactagtacatactaacaaattaaaaatgtatAATCTGAAGAAGAGATTCACCTGGAAATTATCGAACTCCCTTGCAGGTATATAGTCGTCGAATTCCTTCATCGTATCCCAGGGGCCATCTCCAACCCCAACCAAAACAACAGATAGAGGCAACTTGCTGCAGGTATTATAGCAACATTACTTCAACATGCTCACTCCAAAGTTGATAAACAGAATATAGCTTGTGTTTACTAATATTACCTAGCTTCGACTATTGCTTGAACAGTCTTTTGCTCCTGCGGACTCAGCTGACCAGGTTCGGTATCAACACTTCTGGTGACCTAAGAAGATGACAGGATAAATGAGACGAGTACAAATACAAATGGCAGGATAAATGAGATgtgtaaattaaaaatatactactcctactaaAGATCAGGAGTAAGCTAGTGCCTGCAAGCGTAGACTTGGCTGAAATCTTAACTCTTAAGAAGATATTATCAGCTTCTCACAACAATTAATAATAACCAATCCCAACATGTCGAAATATTGAAATATGTGAGCATAATATTAGGACTTCAAACAAAGATTCCAGAAAATCATCTTCTGTGGAAGTCACAACTAATATCTATGCTTTTTGAGTCTTCAATTCTTGACTTTTTCTTCGAACTTCACAACATTTCAGAATACGCAAAACTATATCAACATAAACATTCATTTGAAAGGAAAGAGGAAATTTTTTACTGCAGTTCACTCACAACTACTCTACATGAACAACGTACGAAGGTAGCATACCTGTCCATCTGCAATAATCACTAATACATGGAACTGGCCCCGTTTCTGCTCAACAACAGTCATAGCCATTTCGATTATTGGTGCAAATGATGTTGGGCCTGCAGCAAGGTAACTGTAAGACAAAAAGATCTACCAAGCTCCATAAGATAGGCTAAACATGGATTAAATCGTTAACCTGCCAGCTTCAGATTTGGAACAAGTTCTCTGTAACGGCACAGAACTTCCTCAAATCCGTTGCAATGCCTTCCATCAGGATAAAAACTAAATATATCTTGATCATGAGTTGATGCTGCCAAGTCAACAAAGAACCAGATGACATATTGCTACAGAAACCATAGGTTTAAAAAGACACAATTTATCGTGTAGTACCATCTCCAAACCCATAACAAGGGATCAAATTATCGTCATCAAAAGCTGCCAAGGTTTTCCCTACAATGCTTATGGCTTGTTCGTAGGGATTCAGACCACCTCCAATGTGATGTAAGCTTTTACCATTATATGAGTTCTTGCCTAAAAATGAAACCAAGTTTAGAATATTTATCCAGAAGTTCTAGTAATGTAATTAACCTATATGGATACATAAACCTACCAGTCCATTCATTGCTCTTAG
This portion of the Salvia splendens isolate huo1 chromosome 10, SspV2, whole genome shotgun sequence genome encodes:
- the LOC121750893 gene encoding E3 ubiquitin-protein ligase RGLG2-like, encoding MGNKSSSEGSWPQASTTQSSSSSGWQHDYSQATVSQYAQNYPKPNQPTTTGSSSSAGWQNDGVNTESSSSQYDDQNPPIAYPYQEPAPAPAPAGYPQKPPVAYPYPAASGYPPVDQFNAPPQDYASPSPVPASYHMPTSQVHVPNKRFDKRYSRIADNYHSLEEVSEALAQAGLESSNLIIGIDFTKSNEWTGKNSYNGKSLHHIGGGLNPYEQAISIVGKTLAAFDDDNLIPCYGFGDASTHDQDIFSFYPDGRHCNGFEEVLCRYRELVPNLKLAGPTSFAPIIEMAMTVVEQKRGQFHVLVIIADGQVTRSVDTEPGQLSPQEQKTVQAIVEASKLPLSVVLVGVGDGPWDTMKEFDDYIPAREFDNFQFVNFTEIMAKNTHQTRQETEFALSALMEIPTQYKATMELNLLGRRKGNIPERIALPPPVYGAAAFGGNSQPSPSPADAYQYSTSSYYEYTAPAATAPPAANSNYQHQICPICLSNPKDMVFGCGHQTCCGCGQDLQLCPVCRNRIETRIKLY